A single genomic interval of Lentimicrobium saccharophilum harbors:
- a CDS encoding DUF4492 domain-containing protein: MKKKNIILRIFTFYYEGFKSMTVGRTLWAIILIKLFVMFVILKIFFFPNFLKTNFDNDEDRSNHVIEQLTNPK, from the coding sequence ATGAAGAAAAAAAATATCATTCTCAGGATTTTCACTTTTTATTATGAAGGGTTCAAAAGCATGACCGTTGGCCGCACTTTATGGGCCATTATTCTGATTAAACTATTCGTCATGTTCGTAATCCTTAAAATATTCTTTTTCCCGAACTTCCTTAAGACGAATTTTGACAACGATGAAGACAGGAGCAATCATGTGATTGAGCAATTAACAAATCCTAAATAA
- a CDS encoding cytochrome ubiquinol oxidase subunit I — MTETFDYSLIDWSRGQFALTAMYHWIFVPLTLGLGFIMAIMETIYVRTGNPEWKRITKFWMTIFGINFAIGVATGIILEFEFGTNWSNYSWFVGDIFGAPLAIEGIMAFFIESTFIAVMFFGWNKVSKKFHLVSTWLVAFGASLSALWILVANAWMQMPVGMKFNPDTARNEMAHFWDVLFSPMAVSKFTHTISSSYMLAALVVIGISSWFLLKKRHLVFAKRSIVVAAVFGLVTSLLTILTGDYSAKVVARHQPMKFAAFEGLYVGQRGAPLVAIGVVSSTPEDPNNENIKDFVFKLEVPNFLSYMAFQDFNAFIPGVKDLMEGNEEHGIPSAAEKIARGKLAIDALAEYKTAKEAGDEVKLTEAKEILDQNFQYFGYGYFVDDPSRLVPNVPLTFYSFHLMVALGMWFLVFFAIVLLLVYKGKISRSKFWLTIGIVNIPLAYIASQSGWVTAEMGRQPWVIQDLMPTMTAVSRLDTNAVITTFVLFAVIFTTLLIAELRIMFKQIKLGPKQEGGH; from the coding sequence ATGACAGAAACCTTTGACTATTCACTGATTGACTGGTCGCGCGGACAGTTTGCGCTTACAGCCATGTATCACTGGATTTTCGTCCCGCTCACGCTTGGCCTTGGGTTTATTATGGCCATCATGGAGACCATCTACGTGCGCACCGGTAATCCGGAATGGAAGCGCATCACCAAGTTCTGGATGACGATTTTCGGGATCAATTTTGCCATTGGCGTGGCTACCGGCATCATCCTCGAATTTGAGTTCGGTACAAACTGGTCGAATTACTCCTGGTTTGTCGGAGATATCTTCGGGGCCCCCTTGGCCATTGAAGGCATCATGGCATTCTTCATAGAGTCAACTTTTATAGCCGTAATGTTTTTCGGCTGGAATAAGGTGAGCAAAAAATTCCACCTGGTTTCCACCTGGCTGGTTGCTTTCGGTGCAAGCCTTTCAGCCCTTTGGATACTGGTAGCCAACGCCTGGATGCAGATGCCGGTGGGTATGAAATTCAATCCCGATACGGCAAGGAATGAAATGGCGCACTTCTGGGATGTACTGTTCTCTCCCATGGCCGTGAGCAAATTTACCCATACTATTTCTTCTTCCTACATGCTTGCCGCGCTGGTTGTGATTGGAATCAGCTCATGGTTTCTGCTCAAAAAGAGACACCTGGTCTTTGCAAAACGAAGCATCGTGGTAGCCGCCGTATTCGGATTGGTGACCTCATTGTTAACCATTCTTACCGGAGATTACAGCGCCAAGGTTGTTGCCCGTCACCAACCCATGAAATTTGCCGCGTTCGAGGGCCTTTATGTCGGTCAGCGCGGTGCGCCGCTGGTCGCGATCGGGGTGGTTTCATCAACGCCTGAAGATCCCAACAATGAAAATATCAAGGATTTCGTTTTCAAACTTGAAGTACCGAATTTCCTATCCTACATGGCGTTTCAGGATTTCAACGCCTTTATTCCCGGCGTTAAGGACCTGATGGAAGGAAACGAAGAACATGGCATCCCATCTGCTGCCGAAAAAATTGCCCGCGGCAAACTCGCCATTGATGCCCTGGCCGAATACAAGACTGCCAAAGAAGCCGGAGATGAAGTCAAGTTGACTGAGGCCAAAGAAATCCTCGATCAGAACTTTCAGTATTTCGGCTACGGTTACTTTGTGGATGACCCCTCGAGGCTGGTCCCCAACGTCCCGCTGACTTTCTACAGTTTCCACCTGATGGTCGCCCTTGGCATGTGGTTCCTGGTGTTTTTTGCCATCGTACTCCTGCTTGTATACAAGGGAAAAATTTCCAGGTCGAAGTTCTGGCTGACCATAGGCATTGTCAATATCCCCCTGGCCTATATCGCCTCGCAGTCGGGATGGGTTACCGCCGAAATGGGACGTCAGCCATGGGTAATTCAGGACCTGATGCCCACCATGACCGCCGTATCAAGGCTCGACACCAACGCGGTGATAACTACCTTTGTCCTGTTTGCGGTAATCTTTACCACCCTGCTCATTGCCGAGCTCAGGATTATGTTTAAACAAATCAAGTTAGGACCCAAACAAGAAGGAGGACATTAA
- a CDS encoding cytochrome d ubiquinol oxidase subunit II has protein sequence MFETFELLTLQQYWWIIISLLASLLVFLMFVQGGQTLIYTLGKTDTERSMIVNTLGRKWELTFTTLVTFGGAFFASFPLFYSTSFGGAYWVWMAILFAFIIQAISYEYRSKPNNFLGKRTFETFLFINGALGTILIGTAVGTFFNGAMFSVDKLNLTNIYDSAISRWETPFHGLEAVLNFHNVALGLSVFFLARVLGILYIVNSVSDENIHGRARKQMLYNALPFLVFFLYFVIHLLLKQGFAVNPDTGEVFMEKFKYFHNLIQMPVVLVLFLAGVVGVLAGIGRFLFCRSNRGIWFTGAGTVLAVFALFLIAGLNNTAFYPSLHNLQHSLTIRNSSSSHYTLTAMSYVSLFVPVVITYIFFAWKSINNKPIEKAELDEEGTHIY, from the coding sequence ATGTTTGAAACTTTTGAATTACTGACACTTCAGCAATACTGGTGGATCATCATTTCACTGCTGGCCAGCCTGCTTGTTTTCCTTATGTTTGTGCAGGGCGGTCAGACCCTTATTTACACCCTGGGCAAAACCGATACCGAACGTTCGATGATCGTAAATACATTGGGCCGTAAATGGGAGCTCACCTTTACCACCCTGGTAACTTTCGGCGGCGCATTCTTTGCCTCCTTTCCCCTCTTCTATTCTACCAGTTTCGGCGGTGCCTACTGGGTGTGGATGGCCATTCTTTTCGCGTTTATCATTCAGGCCATTTCTTATGAATACAGAAGCAAACCCAATAATTTCCTTGGCAAACGCACTTTTGAGACATTTCTCTTCATCAACGGGGCGCTGGGAACTATCCTGATAGGCACGGCGGTCGGCACATTCTTCAACGGAGCCATGTTCTCGGTTGATAAGCTCAACCTGACCAATATCTACGATTCTGCAATTTCCCGTTGGGAAACGCCTTTCCATGGCCTGGAAGCGGTACTCAACTTCCACAATGTCGCACTCGGCCTCTCGGTATTTTTCCTGGCAAGGGTACTGGGCATCCTTTACATCGTCAACAGTGTCAGCGATGAAAACATTCACGGGCGCGCCAGAAAACAGATGTTATACAATGCCTTACCTTTTCTGGTATTTTTCCTCTATTTCGTGATACACCTGCTGCTGAAACAGGGCTTTGCCGTAAACCCGGACACAGGAGAAGTCTTTATGGAAAAATTCAAATATTTCCATAATCTGATTCAGATGCCGGTAGTACTGGTATTGTTCCTGGCCGGGGTCGTGGGCGTACTGGCTGGCATTGGCAGGTTTCTTTTCTGCAGGAGCAACAGGGGCATCTGGTTTACCGGAGCCGGCACCGTACTCGCTGTTTTCGCCTTATTCCTGATTGCCGGGCTAAACAATACAGCTTTCTACCCATCTTTGCATAATCTGCAGCATTCGCTGACCATCCGCAACAGCTCATCGAGCCATTACACGCTTACCGCGATGAGTTATGTTTCTTTGTTCGTTCCGGTTGTAATCACCTATATCTTTTTCGCCTGGAAATCAATCAACAACAAACCGATTGAGAAAGCCGAACTGGATGAGGAAGGCACCCATATTTATTAA
- a CDS encoding PKD domain-containing protein, protein MKKTIWAGVMLTALLTGLILSTPASAQNAVNDTANYPYWVEMMQDPSANFFETQKAFNTYWEGREITKGSGYKPFKRWEYMMQPRVSADGTRPAADRDIRAYNEYISRNSSRTTAGNWTPLGPFTVPSGYNGYRGLGRVNAIAFHPTDANTIYIGAPSGGFWQTHDGGQTWESYTDILPTLGVSAIAVDYANPDVIYMGTGDRDAGDAPGLGVWKSLDGGYTWDLSSNGMGNATVGRLLIHPVFNNIILAATSNGFYKSVDAGASWVKKANGNFKEVVFKPGNPDIVYAAVGGTFYRSTDNGETFTVISNGLTGGSRGVIGVSPADPEIVYFLVTNSDSYKGIYRSNDSGLSFTLRSTTPNIMAWDCNGGSGGQAWYDLDISVDPENPDIIHAGGVNIFKSTNGGTNWFITAHWYGGCGVQSVHADLHVLEYNPLNNRLYAGNDGGVYWTANGGQSWTEISNGLVISQAYKIGQSATNKNFVINGYQDNGTSTYTGTEWIAVGGGDGMECAFDPTDDRYSYSTVYYGSINRIFNHNSQGQIAGQGSNGITESGAWVTPFLIDHFDGNVMFIGYKNVWRSTNIKAGNTNSVSWAKISNINTSNLSVLSQSRVNTNIMYAASGNLLYRSDNVKESAVTWNTLTPNLPSAETITAIETSPVDENTVYIVQQNSIFKSTDKGYNWTEITGTLPDVQMNTLVYYRNSPEGLYLGTDIGIFYKDGTMTDWIMFSDGFPAAGKVTELEIYYDPAGPNGDVIRAGTYGRGLWESPVNYSAPMADFSASETVVPAGCAVNFNDLSLGIPFEWYWSFPGANTPSSTVKNPTGITWATEGTYSVSLTVANPAGTSTELKTGFITVSNSILPATDFSADTRVFCSNDNAIVQFTDNTAYCPESWQWSFEPADVTFVNGTTENSQHPQVSFNSPGNYTVTLEAANVNGATSVTREQYIQVGGVAIPFGEDWESNSLQTNGWQAENPDNKTTWSLTQAQGSSSPGNAIMMNFFDYASAPGPRDRLISPPLNLEGFTAAFLGFEHAYVRRYSQITDSLVIYLSSDCGLNWQRVFAIGEDGSNNFSTHAVVDTGLFVPALPGDWCGNPGNPSCFLIDISQWAGLNDVRIAFESVHRRGNSLYLDNIYVTDLVGSDIRINPVSGISVFPNPGKNVFNILSETMLTGTELSLYNVYGKKMLTRNVGNGQQFTLQTGELPAGIYLLSITSREKRQQLKLIIE, encoded by the coding sequence ATGAAAAAAACGATCTGGGCAGGAGTGATGCTGACCGCTTTACTTACGGGACTCATACTCAGCACACCTGCTTCGGCGCAAAATGCCGTTAACGACACTGCAAATTACCCCTACTGGGTTGAGATGATGCAGGATCCTTCTGCCAACTTTTTTGAAACGCAAAAAGCATTCAACACATACTGGGAAGGCCGGGAAATTACCAAGGGAAGTGGCTACAAACCTTTCAAGCGCTGGGAATACATGATGCAGCCAAGGGTGTCGGCCGATGGTACCCGCCCCGCCGCCGACCGCGACATCAGGGCATACAATGAATACATCAGCAGAAACAGCAGCCGCACAACAGCCGGCAACTGGACCCCGCTGGGACCATTCACCGTGCCTTCGGGATACAACGGTTACCGTGGCCTTGGCCGTGTCAACGCTATTGCCTTCCATCCCACAGATGCCAACACCATTTACATCGGCGCTCCCTCAGGAGGATTCTGGCAAACCCATGACGGTGGCCAGACATGGGAAAGCTATACCGACATACTGCCTACCCTTGGAGTATCGGCCATAGCAGTTGATTATGCCAACCCTGACGTTATTTATATGGGCACCGGCGACCGCGATGCCGGCGACGCCCCCGGACTCGGAGTCTGGAAAAGCCTGGATGGCGGTTACACCTGGGACCTGTCATCCAACGGCATGGGCAATGCCACCGTTGGCAGGTTGCTGATCCATCCTGTTTTCAATAACATCATACTTGCCGCAACCAGCAACGGATTCTACAAATCCGTTGACGCCGGTGCAAGCTGGGTAAAAAAGGCCAACGGCAACTTCAAGGAAGTGGTTTTTAAGCCAGGCAATCCCGATATCGTTTATGCTGCAGTAGGAGGAACTTTTTACCGTTCGACCGACAACGGCGAAACATTCACGGTAATCAGCAATGGCCTGACCGGCGGCAGCCGCGGGGTCATCGGCGTATCACCTGCCGACCCGGAAATCGTTTATTTTCTTGTTACCAACAGCGATTCCTATAAAGGCATTTACCGCTCAAACGACAGCGGACTATCATTCACCCTGCGTTCAACCACGCCCAACATCATGGCCTGGGACTGCAACGGAGGCAGCGGCGGACAGGCCTGGTATGATCTCGATATTTCGGTTGACCCGGAAAATCCCGACATCATCCACGCCGGTGGGGTCAATATCTTCAAATCAACCAACGGGGGAACCAACTGGTTTATCACCGCCCACTGGTATGGCGGATGCGGCGTTCAGTCGGTTCATGCCGACCTTCATGTACTTGAATATAATCCGCTGAACAACCGCCTTTATGCCGGGAACGACGGCGGGGTTTACTGGACAGCCAACGGAGGACAATCGTGGACCGAAATTTCAAACGGTCTGGTGATCAGTCAGGCATACAAGATCGGACAGAGCGCGACCAACAAAAACTTCGTAATCAACGGCTATCAGGATAACGGCACCTCGACCTACACAGGCACCGAGTGGATTGCCGTAGGCGGCGGAGACGGTATGGAATGCGCCTTCGACCCCACCGACGACCGTTACAGCTATTCAACGGTCTATTATGGTTCGATCAACCGTATCTTCAACCATAACTCCCAGGGACAGATTGCCGGGCAGGGTTCCAATGGCATCACCGAAAGCGGCGCCTGGGTAACCCCCTTCCTGATTGATCATTTCGATGGCAATGTGATGTTTATAGGCTACAAGAATGTGTGGAGAAGCACCAACATCAAGGCGGGCAATACCAACAGCGTAAGCTGGGCAAAAATTTCCAATATCAACACCAGCAACCTGAGTGTACTCAGCCAGTCGAGGGTAAATACCAACATCATGTATGCTGCCAGCGGAAACCTGCTTTATCGCAGCGACAATGTGAAAGAGAGCGCGGTTACCTGGAACACCCTGACCCCTAACCTTCCCTCAGCGGAAACCATTACCGCCATTGAAACCAGCCCGGTTGATGAAAACACGGTCTACATTGTTCAGCAGAACAGCATCTTCAAATCAACAGACAAGGGATACAACTGGACCGAAATCACCGGCACCCTGCCCGATGTGCAGATGAATACACTGGTTTATTACCGCAACAGCCCCGAAGGACTTTACCTGGGTACAGATATAGGGATATTTTACAAAGACGGAACCATGACCGACTGGATCATGTTCTCCGATGGTTTCCCGGCTGCCGGCAAGGTAACTGAACTTGAGATCTATTATGATCCCGCAGGCCCCAACGGAGATGTGATCCGTGCCGGAACTTACGGAAGGGGATTATGGGAGTCTCCCGTAAATTATTCCGCCCCCATGGCCGATTTCAGCGCTTCTGAAACGGTAGTGCCGGCAGGCTGCGCCGTGAATTTCAACGATCTCTCACTCGGCATCCCCTTTGAATGGTACTGGTCGTTCCCCGGAGCAAATACCCCTTCCTCAACGGTAAAGAACCCGACAGGGATTACCTGGGCCACCGAAGGAACCTACTCGGTAAGCCTTACCGTTGCCAACCCTGCCGGTACAAGCACCGAACTGAAAACCGGATTTATCACGGTCAGCAACAGCATTCTGCCCGCGACCGACTTCTCGGCCGATACAAGGGTTTTCTGCTCAAACGACAATGCCATTGTACAGTTTACCGATAACACTGCTTACTGCCCCGAATCCTGGCAATGGAGTTTTGAACCGGCAGATGTAACCTTTGTCAACGGAACAACCGAAAATTCACAGCATCCCCAGGTATCGTTCAACAGCCCGGGCAATTACACAGTTACACTCGAAGCTGCCAATGTCAACGGAGCAACATCTGTTACCAGAGAGCAGTATATTCAGGTGGGCGGTGTCGCCATTCCCTTTGGCGAGGACTGGGAAAGCAATTCGTTGCAGACCAATGGATGGCAGGCAGAAAACCCCGACAACAAAACCACCTGGAGCCTTACACAGGCACAGGGAAGTTCCTCACCGGGCAATGCCATCATGATGAATTTCTTTGATTACGCTTCCGCCCCCGGCCCCCGCGACAGACTGATCTCCCCGCCGCTCAACCTGGAGGGGTTCACCGCTGCGTTCCTTGGCTTTGAACATGCATATGTCCGCAGGTATTCACAGATTACCGATTCGCTGGTAATTTACCTATCCTCCGATTGTGGGCTCAACTGGCAAAGGGTATTTGCCATCGGCGAAGACGGAAGTAATAATTTCAGCACCCATGCGGTGGTGGATACCGGACTGTTTGTTCCGGCACTTCCCGGTGACTGGTGCGGCAACCCGGGCAATCCTTCCTGCTTCCTGATCGACATCAGCCAGTGGGCAGGCCTTAACGACGTGCGCATTGCCTTCGAATCGGTGCACCGCCGCGGCAACAGTCTTTACCTTGACAACATCTACGTGACCGACCTCGTTGGAAGCGACATACGGATCAATCCTGTTTCAGGAATCAGTGTCTTCCCGAATCCCGGAAAGAACGTTTTCAATATCCTGTCCGAAACTATGCTTACAGGAACGGAACTCAGCTTATACAATGTCTATGGCAAAAAGATGCTTACCCGCAATGTTGGTAACGGTCAGCAGTTTACCCTGCAAACCGGCGAACTGCCGGCCGGTATCTACCTGCTGAGCATTACTTCGCGCGAAAAACGCCAGCAACTGAAACTGATCATTGAATAG
- a CDS encoding RsmE family RNA methyltransferase — translation MHLFYLPGKNLGEVYRNGEVLQELPADEAGHLRVMRLKTGERLRLTDGLGNFAEAILEDPGPKKFTVRITGITPEDPRSFRLIMAVAPTKNIARFEWFIEKATEFGVDEIIPVWCEHSERTKLRTDRLQKVAVAAMKQSLKATLPLIHEPVSLQQLFKRPEAADHRFIAWIDDQVTLHLKDSCQPRKDTLVLIGPEGDFSKQEVQQAVQADFRPVSLGKARLRTETAALTACFIVNLINT, via the coding sequence ATGCACCTGTTTTACCTGCCCGGAAAGAACCTCGGCGAAGTTTACCGTAACGGCGAAGTGCTGCAAGAGTTGCCTGCCGATGAAGCTGGCCACCTCAGGGTAATGCGGCTCAAAACCGGTGAACGGCTCAGGCTTACCGACGGACTCGGCAACTTTGCTGAGGCCATCCTCGAAGATCCGGGACCCAAAAAATTCACGGTCAGGATAACCGGGATAACCCCGGAAGACCCGCGCAGTTTCCGGCTGATCATGGCGGTTGCCCCGACGAAAAACATCGCCCGCTTCGAATGGTTTATCGAGAAGGCAACCGAGTTCGGGGTGGACGAGATTATCCCGGTATGGTGCGAACATTCCGAGCGCACAAAGCTGAGGACCGACCGGCTGCAGAAAGTAGCCGTCGCAGCCATGAAACAGTCGCTCAAGGCTACCCTGCCTTTAATCCATGAACCCGTGTCATTGCAGCAGTTGTTCAAACGCCCCGAAGCCGCTGATCACCGCTTTATCGCATGGATCGACGATCAGGTAACCCTGCACCTGAAAGACAGTTGTCAGCCACGGAAAGACACCCTGGTCCTGATCGGCCCGGAAGGCGATTTCAGCAAACAGGAAGTACAACAGGCCGTTCAGGCTGACTTCAGACCGGTGAGCCTGGGCAAAGCCCGCCTCAGGACAGAAACCGCCGCCCTGACCGCCTGTTTTATTGTTAACCTGATCAATACTTAA
- a CDS encoding DUF4159 domain-containing protein, which translates to MRKVKLKILLLALPLLLMAGSAPAPVQIALLKYRGGGDWYANPTALPNLIEFCNKNLRTNIDPDYATVDAGSPDIFNYPFVHMTGHGNVLFDGQEAANLRNYLIAGGFLHIDDNYGMDPYIRPQMKKVFPELDFIELPFSHPIYNQRFPFPNGLPKIHEHDNKPPQGFGLIWEGRLVCFYSYETDLGDGWEDPAVHNDSEETRLKALRMGANLIQYAFTK; encoded by the coding sequence ATGCGAAAAGTAAAACTAAAAATACTGCTGCTGGCCCTGCCCCTGCTGCTGATGGCAGGATCTGCCCCCGCTCCTGTACAGATCGCCCTGCTGAAATACCGCGGCGGCGGCGACTGGTACGCCAACCCCACAGCGCTGCCTAACCTGATAGAATTCTGCAATAAAAATCTCAGAACCAATATTGACCCTGACTATGCCACAGTGGATGCCGGCAGCCCCGACATCTTTAACTATCCGTTCGTACATATGACCGGCCACGGCAACGTCCTTTTCGACGGGCAGGAAGCGGCTAACCTGCGCAATTACCTGATAGCGGGAGGATTTCTGCATATCGACGATAACTATGGCATGGATCCTTACATCAGGCCACAGATGAAAAAAGTATTTCCCGAACTCGATTTCATTGAACTTCCCTTTTCGCACCCCATCTACAATCAGCGGTTTCCTTTTCCAAACGGGCTTCCCAAAATTCATGAACACGACAACAAGCCACCGCAGGGCTTCGGACTGATATGGGAAGGAAGACTGGTATGCTTCTACTCTTACGAAACCGACCTGGGCGATGGTTGGGAAGACCCTGCCGTACACAACGATTCGGAAGAGACACGGCTGAAAGCGCTGAGGATGGGGGCCAACCTGATTCAATATGCATTTACAAAATAA
- a CDS encoding cation:proton antiporter yields the protein MELPLLKEVVIILGLSVLIILIFQRMKLPSILGFLITGMIAGPNGLSLIGAAHEVEILSEIGIIFLLFIIGIEFSIRGLIKIRHTVLLGGLMQVGGTLILTTAFAYLLGLSLPKAVFMGFLISLSSTAIVLKLLQERGQMNTPNGKIALAILIFQDLIVVPMILVTPLLAGNSGNLLMSLLLMSGKFLMVVGLLYILARYVVPLLLDRVVKARSRELFILTMVVICFATAWLTSSVGLSLALGAFFAGLIISESEYSHQATASILPFREIFISFFFVSVGMLTDLQYFVGNLPVLLLFTLAVIVLKLLIIIVTVMLMRYPLRTALISGFTLFQVGEFAFLLSTIGLRHNLLEQDVYQNFLAISILTMGMTPFMIAYAPAISDWLIRAGLPARVRDRLMQVRNRRKLPEDSSSTTWHDHLLLVGFGINGHNVARAAAKAGISYAVIELDPEIFHQAKAEGEPIVFGDAADEMILQHVNTHEARVVVIAISDPHATRKIISMIRRLTETAHVIVRTRYVTEIEETLRLGADEVIPEEFETSIQIFTRVLNRYLIPWDKIQHFTGQIRAHNYEVLSSKGIGMEGQAQIQSHIPDMVIAVLPVQQDNNRIVGKTLIESGLKSKFNITVLAIRRDKRYITEITPSTTIRTDDMLFLFGSPEKISEVNRYFVL from the coding sequence ATGGAACTTCCCCTTTTAAAAGAAGTCGTAATTATTCTGGGCTTATCTGTGCTGATTATACTGATTTTTCAGCGGATGAAGCTGCCATCCATTCTCGGCTTTCTGATTACAGGGATGATCGCCGGCCCTAATGGACTCAGCCTGATCGGGGCAGCCCATGAAGTAGAGATATTGTCGGAGATCGGGATTATATTTTTATTGTTTATCATCGGGATTGAGTTCTCCATCAGGGGGCTGATAAAGATCAGGCATACGGTGTTATTGGGTGGCTTGATGCAGGTGGGAGGAACGCTAATACTGACAACCGCATTTGCTTATCTTCTTGGACTGTCGTTGCCAAAGGCGGTTTTTATGGGTTTCCTGATTTCGCTGAGCAGCACAGCTATCGTATTGAAACTATTGCAGGAGCGGGGGCAGATGAATACGCCCAACGGAAAAATTGCGCTTGCTATTCTGATATTTCAGGATCTGATCGTTGTCCCTATGATACTGGTCACCCCACTGCTTGCCGGCAATAGCGGCAATTTACTGATGTCGTTGTTGCTGATGTCGGGCAAGTTTCTGATGGTGGTTGGCTTGCTGTATATTCTGGCCCGGTATGTTGTACCATTGTTGCTCGACCGGGTAGTGAAGGCCAGGAGTCGCGAACTTTTTATTTTAACCATGGTGGTCATTTGCTTTGCCACAGCCTGGCTTACTTCTTCGGTTGGATTGTCGTTGGCGCTGGGAGCATTTTTTGCCGGGTTGATCATATCCGAGTCAGAGTACAGTCATCAGGCAACGGCAAGCATCCTCCCTTTCCGGGAAATCTTCATCAGCTTTTTCTTTGTATCGGTGGGGATGCTCACTGACCTGCAATATTTTGTCGGAAATCTTCCGGTTCTGCTTTTATTTACCCTGGCGGTGATCGTACTTAAGCTATTGATAATCATAGTAACGGTGATGCTGATGCGTTATCCGCTACGAACCGCGCTGATCTCCGGTTTTACACTTTTTCAGGTTGGGGAGTTTGCCTTTTTGCTGTCAACCATTGGTTTGCGCCATAATTTGCTTGAGCAGGATGTTTACCAGAATTTTCTGGCGATATCCATACTAACTATGGGGATGACCCCCTTTATGATTGCTTATGCCCCTGCAATAAGCGACTGGCTGATCAGGGCGGGTTTACCGGCCCGGGTGCGCGATCGTTTGATGCAGGTCCGTAACCGCAGGAAACTGCCGGAAGATTCTTCTTCAACAACATGGCACGATCATCTGCTTTTGGTCGGGTTCGGGATCAACGGCCACAATGTAGCCAGGGCTGCTGCCAAAGCAGGGATATCCTACGCTGTAATCGAACTTGATCCGGAAATTTTCCATCAGGCAAAGGCCGAAGGGGAGCCGATTGTATTTGGTGACGCTGCTGATGAAATGATTCTGCAGCATGTAAATACCCATGAAGCCAGGGTAGTGGTGATCGCCATTTCTGACCCTCATGCCACGCGTAAGATCATCAGCATGATACGCAGGCTTACCGAAACAGCCCATGTGATTGTGCGTACCCGATATGTTACGGAAATTGAGGAAACACTAAGGCTTGGTGCCGATGAAGTGATTCCTGAAGAGTTTGAAACATCAATTCAGATATTTACCCGGGTGTTGAACCGTTACCTGATACCATGGGACAAAATCCAGCATTTTACCGGGCAGATCAGGGCTCATAATTATGAAGTGCTGAGTAGTAAAGGAATTGGTATGGAAGGTCAGGCGCAGATACAATCGCACATACCGGACATGGTGATTGCAGTACTTCCGGTACAGCAGGATAATAATCGAATCGTGGGCAAAACATTGATTGAGAGCGGGCTCAAGTCAAAGTTTAATATCACAGTGCTCGCTATTCGCAGGGATAAGCGTTATATTACTGAAATTACCCCCTCTACTACGATCAGAACCGATGACATGCTCTTTTTATTTGGAAGTCCTGAGAAAATATCTGAGGTGAACAGGTATTTTGTCTTGTAA
- a CDS encoding DUF6252 family protein, whose translation MKKLKFAGLLLAAMTMIVACSKDNDDENKEEPASLSVEYNGVTWESTTVTAVYTSANGSTSISASRNSPSDQVAVSFSITTGTEEITEPGEGAMFSISTPGLGTYTTLFVNGVVGELTITKYDMEKKLVSGTFHCRAKNFDYDVVEFTNGQFTNVPVTIY comes from the coding sequence ATGAAAAAACTGAAATTTGCCGGCCTGTTGCTGGCCGCTATGACCATGATTGTTGCATGTTCAAAAGATAATGATGATGAAAACAAAGAAGAACCCGCCAGTCTTTCGGTAGAGTACAACGGCGTAACCTGGGAATCCACAACCGTTACGGCTGTTTACACTTCAGCGAATGGCAGCACCTCCATCAGCGCTTCAAGAAATTCGCCTTCCGACCAGGTGGCGGTTTCATTCAGCATAACCACAGGCACTGAGGAAATTACGGAACCAGGCGAAGGGGCCATGTTCAGCATTTCCACACCCGGGCTGGGCACCTACACCACCTTGTTTGTCAATGGCGTGGTGGGCGAACTGACGATTACCAAATACGACATGGAGAAAAAACTGGTTTCGGGTACATTCCACTGCAGGGCTAAAAACTTCGACTACGATGTTGTGGAATTTACCAACGGACAGTTTACCAATGTTCCTGTAACAATCTATTAA
- a CDS encoding HU family DNA-binding protein: protein MPVNYVLVARPNPMDSAVPRKYYAQAKASGSIHLKQLSKNMAARCTVTSSDILAVPDALIQEMVAELGKGRIVNLCDFGSFRFTLYGEGAGTKAQFNSGLIRGSRIVFRPGAWIETTIL from the coding sequence ATGCCGGTTAATTATGTATTGGTAGCGCGGCCCAATCCGATGGATTCAGCGGTGCCGCGCAAGTACTATGCCCAGGCCAAAGCCTCAGGCAGCATTCATCTGAAACAACTCAGCAAAAATATGGCGGCCAGGTGCACGGTCACCTCTTCCGATATCCTGGCTGTGCCGGATGCGCTGATACAGGAGATGGTCGCGGAGCTGGGGAAAGGCCGCATTGTTAACCTTTGCGACTTCGGCAGTTTCCGCTTTACCTTATATGGCGAAGGTGCCGGAACGAAAGCGCAGTTCAACAGCGGGCTGATCCGTGGCAGCCGCATCGTGTTCCGTCCGGGCGCGTGGATTGAAACGACCATACTTTGA